In Candidatus Dormiibacterota bacterium, the following are encoded in one genomic region:
- the pdxA gene encoding 4-hydroxythreonine-4-phosphate dehydrogenase PdxA: MKPVIAVTSGDPFGVGPEVAIKAATDAAVLAACRPLVIGDREHLLRVAHGLPGGVGSDPSTWPEVSRSPLGWGSKQGDDILVGSWPSGPAFHDMADRPEIPPAPGPSAAGGRSAVMYVKQAVALLRSGAAAAMTTAPISKQAMHLAGLRYPGHTELLATLCGFEPDDVAMMFVTRDLKVALLTVHLSLRDAIASLSAEAVVSRLRLVDSEHRRLFGKAPRIGLCALNPHAGEAGLFGAEERDLLAPAVAVSRSAGLDVAGPFPADTLFVRAARGEFDVVLALHHDQATIAIKARSFGSAVNLTLGLPFVRTSVDHGTAYDIAGQGTADHGSLVEAILLAARLAAIARAA, encoded by the coding sequence ATGAAGCCTGTCATCGCCGTGACCAGCGGCGACCCGTTCGGGGTGGGACCCGAAGTCGCGATCAAGGCAGCCACCGACGCGGCCGTACTGGCCGCCTGCCGGCCGCTCGTCATCGGCGACCGCGAGCACCTGCTGCGCGTGGCTCACGGGCTGCCAGGGGGCGTCGGCTCCGATCCGTCCACCTGGCCCGAGGTCTCCCGCTCGCCGCTCGGCTGGGGGTCGAAGCAGGGGGACGACATCCTGGTCGGTTCCTGGCCGTCCGGGCCGGCCTTCCACGACATGGCCGACCGGCCGGAGATTCCCCCGGCACCCGGACCGTCGGCCGCGGGAGGGCGCAGCGCGGTCATGTACGTCAAGCAGGCCGTGGCGCTCCTGCGCTCGGGCGCCGCGGCGGCGATGACGACGGCGCCGATCAGCAAGCAGGCGATGCACCTCGCGGGGTTGCGCTACCCCGGCCACACCGAGCTCCTGGCCACGCTCTGCGGTTTCGAGCCGGACGACGTCGCGATGATGTTCGTGACGCGCGATCTCAAGGTGGCCCTCCTGACGGTCCACCTCTCCCTGAGGGACGCCATCGCCTCGCTGTCGGCCGAGGCGGTCGTTTCGAGGCTGCGGCTCGTCGATTCGGAGCACCGCAGGCTTTTCGGCAAGGCACCGCGCATCGGTCTCTGCGCCCTCAACCCCCACGCCGGCGAGGCCGGTCTGTTCGGCGCCGAGGAGAGGGACCTCCTGGCCCCCGCGGTCGCGGTGTCCCGAAGCGCCGGCCTGGACGTGGCGGGGCCGTTTCCGGCCGACACGCTGTTCGTGCGCGCCGCGCGCGGCGAGTTCGACGTCGTCCTGGCCCTGCACCACGACCAGGCCACGATCGCGATCAAGGCGCGCTCGTTCGGCAGCGCCGTCAACCTGACGCTCGGCCTGCCGTTCGTGCGGACCTCGGTCGACCACGGCACGGCCTACGACATCGCGGGGCAAGGGACGGCCGATCACGGGAGCCTGGTGGAGGCGATCCTGCTGGCGGCGAGGCTGGCGGCGATTGCCCGAGCGGCGTGA
- a CDS encoding inositol monophosphatase family protein: protein MARRARSRAAARRGPRARRNRLPAGWPRAKPADGKGKKTQGGRVVPLTAARRRAVERNRPRRLQDPGAPPATIDFHLNACINCARAGARVILDYWGRRGTYPIHEKGRNDFVTIVDRRAEEAIVSLIRDRFPDHSIVAEESPPSEGTSGYRWYIDPLDGTTNFIHGYPLFCVSVGLADPQGMRAAAVYDPVRDEMFTAARGGGAFLNGRPITVAPAEKLSQALLVTGFPFRSLDRLDDYLASFRSFILGSSGIRRDGSAALNLAYVACGRYDGFWEMSLSPWDVAAGSLLVREAGGAVSDFQGRDDFLKNGDIVAANLNVHPAMLRVLRESMKRP from the coding sequence ATGGCCCGCAGGGCTCGTAGCCGGGCGGCCGCGCGACGCGGCCCGCGCGCGCGTCGCAACCGCCTGCCGGCCGGCTGGCCCCGCGCCAAGCCCGCCGATGGGAAGGGGAAGAAAACGCAGGGCGGGCGCGTGGTTCCGCTGACGGCGGCGCGCCGCCGGGCGGTCGAGCGCAACCGCCCGCGGCGCCTGCAGGACCCGGGCGCCCCCCCCGCCACCATCGACTTCCATCTCAACGCCTGCATCAACTGCGCGCGCGCGGGCGCGCGGGTGATCCTGGACTACTGGGGAAGGCGCGGCACCTATCCGATCCACGAGAAGGGGCGCAACGACTTCGTCACGATCGTCGATCGCCGCGCCGAGGAGGCGATCGTGTCGCTGATCCGCGACCGCTTCCCCGATCACTCCATTGTGGCGGAGGAGTCACCGCCGTCCGAGGGGACGAGCGGCTACCGCTGGTACATCGACCCCCTCGACGGAACGACCAACTTCATCCACGGCTACCCCTTGTTCTGCGTTTCGGTCGGCCTCGCCGATCCGCAGGGGATGCGCGCCGCGGCCGTCTACGACCCGGTGCGGGACGAGATGTTCACCGCTGCGCGGGGCGGGGGAGCCTTCCTGAACGGCCGGCCGATCACGGTCGCCCCCGCCGAGAAGCTGTCGCAGGCGCTCCTGGTCACCGGCTTCCCGTTCCGATCGCTCGATCGCCTCGACGACTACCTGGCCTCGTTCCGCTCGTTCATCCTCGGCTCGTCCGGCATCAGGAGGGACGGCTCGGCCGCGCTCAATCTCGCCTACGTCGCCTGCGGCCGCTACGACGGCTTCTGGGAGATGTCGCTGTCGCCGTGGGACGTCGCGGCCGGCAGCCTCCTGGTGCGCGAGGCGGGGGGAGCGGTCAGCGACTTCCAGGGGCGCGACGACTTTCTGAAGAACGGCGACATCGTCGCCGCCAACCTGAACGTCCACCCCGCGATGCTGCGCGTCCTGCGGGAGTCGATGAAACGCCCCTGA
- a CDS encoding tyrosine recombinase XerC: MDLVEEFLRHLAQNLNASPQTVRCYRADLSEFREFLSTGLVSGRDNAILSLDHHVVREYLSHLYERGVSRATVARKLASLRSLFRHLARRGLVTANPAAMVATPKLEKRLPHALSEAEVESLLDNVFGTGPRDLRDRAILELLYASGVRVAELVGADLGDLELSGATKDGMLRVLGKGRKERLVPIGSKSVLAVGSYLRARPKLVPEDRVGRAEARDALFLNARGGRLTDRSVRRILNERLRRAALLKRVSPHTLRHSFATHMLNAGADLRSIQELLGHASLSTTQKYTAVSTRRLLEVYRRSHPHSGGVPSAPVTGAKSGKAPRRIDGPQGS; encoded by the coding sequence ATGGACCTCGTGGAGGAGTTCCTCCGTCACCTCGCGCAGAACCTGAATGCCTCACCCCAGACGGTGCGCTGCTACCGCGCCGACCTGAGTGAGTTCCGAGAGTTTCTTTCGACCGGCCTGGTGTCCGGGAGGGACAACGCCATTCTGTCTCTCGACCACCATGTCGTCCGCGAGTACCTCTCCCATCTGTACGAGCGCGGCGTCAGCCGCGCCACGGTCGCGCGCAAGCTCGCTTCGCTGCGCTCGCTGTTCCGGCACCTGGCCAGGCGGGGGCTCGTGACCGCGAACCCGGCGGCGATGGTCGCGACACCGAAGCTCGAGAAGCGGCTTCCCCACGCCCTGAGCGAGGCTGAGGTAGAATCCCTTCTGGACAACGTGTTCGGGACCGGCCCGCGCGACCTGCGCGACCGGGCCATCCTCGAGCTCCTGTACGCCAGCGGCGTGCGGGTGGCCGAGTTGGTCGGCGCCGATCTGGGGGACCTGGAGTTGTCCGGCGCGACGAAGGACGGGATGCTGCGCGTGCTCGGAAAGGGGAGGAAGGAGCGCCTGGTGCCGATCGGATCGAAATCGGTCCTGGCCGTGGGGTCGTATCTGAGAGCCCGGCCGAAGCTCGTGCCGGAGGATCGCGTGGGGCGCGCGGAGGCGCGCGACGCGCTGTTCCTGAACGCGCGCGGCGGGCGGCTGACCGATCGCAGCGTGCGCCGGATCCTCAACGAGCGGCTGCGCCGCGCCGCCCTCCTGAAGCGGGTTTCGCCGCACACCCTGCGGCATTCGTTCGCGACCCACATGCTCAACGCGGGGGCCGACCTCCGCTCGATCCAGGAGCTCCTGGGGCACGCGTCCCTGTCGACGACTCAGAAATACACGGCGGTCTCGACGCGCCGGCTTCTCGAAGTGTACCGGCGCTCCCACCCGCACTCGGGCGGCGTCCCGTCCGCGCCGGTGACCGGCGCGAAGAGCGGCAAGGCGCCGCGGAGGATCGATGGCCCGCAGGGCTCGTAG
- a CDS encoding phosphoenolpyruvate carboxykinase, which yields MNGPSRGADSAVGIKSGGSLISSTINLPVKARSVVARPAPEELRVLTERMPNCLKTGHGNVNVQTRVVARSKASTFIVTDDAAAYRGQPTIAVDEATRMARAQDDYIRGRDMVVVDGYIGNDPRLRTPARLIIESSNANIAAMQQILYYPLESGDESGFEPQVTVIYTPNLEAKGYPNDRLIAVDLERRVTRVFNSDYFGESKKGGLRMWNKLVYDRGGLAMHAGCKIIPVGGRNRAVLIIGLSGTGKTTTTFSKQNDSKPVQDDFLAVMPDGSIHATENGCFAKTFGLAEETEPAIYRAVLKPTSYLENVSQKEGTLDFFDTSYTQNGRAVFKMADIDGAGDARSIKKADILLILNRNEDVIPAVARLTGAQAAAYFMLGETKGTSAGGVEEAGRFLRIPGTNPFFPLDHGLQGNRLLQIMKANPMEVYLLNTGRVGGGEGDARSLKVKIRHSSAIVQGIAEGTIRWDRDPDFGYEVASKVPGIEGDDERLLRPREMYAQQGRADEYRRIVERLRGERREYMKSFPLLDRDIVESVS from the coding sequence GTGAACGGACCGTCGAGAGGGGCGGATTCCGCCGTCGGTATCAAGAGCGGGGGTTCTCTTATCTCTTCCACCATCAATCTTCCTGTGAAGGCACGGTCGGTCGTGGCGCGACCCGCTCCCGAGGAGTTGCGCGTCCTGACGGAGCGGATGCCGAACTGCCTGAAGACCGGCCACGGGAATGTCAATGTCCAGACACGCGTGGTCGCGCGCAGCAAGGCCTCCACGTTCATCGTCACGGACGATGCCGCCGCCTACAGGGGGCAGCCGACGATCGCTGTCGACGAGGCGACCCGGATGGCCCGCGCGCAGGACGACTACATCCGCGGGCGGGACATGGTCGTCGTCGACGGCTACATCGGGAACGACCCGCGCCTGCGCACACCCGCCCGCCTGATCATCGAGAGCAGCAACGCCAACATTGCCGCCATGCAGCAGATCCTGTACTACCCGCTCGAGAGCGGCGACGAGAGCGGCTTCGAGCCCCAGGTCACTGTGATCTACACGCCGAACCTCGAGGCGAAGGGGTATCCGAACGACCGGTTGATCGCCGTCGACCTCGAGCGCCGCGTCACGCGCGTCTTCAACTCGGATTACTTCGGCGAGTCGAAGAAGGGCGGCCTCAGGATGTGGAACAAGCTGGTCTACGACCGGGGCGGCCTGGCGATGCACGCCGGGTGCAAGATCATCCCGGTCGGGGGGCGGAACCGCGCCGTCCTCATCATCGGCCTGTCGGGGACAGGCAAGACGACGACCACCTTCTCCAAGCAGAACGACTCGAAACCGGTGCAGGACGACTTCCTTGCGGTCATGCCGGACGGCAGCATCCACGCCACCGAGAACGGCTGCTTCGCGAAGACCTTCGGCCTGGCCGAGGAGACCGAGCCGGCCATCTACCGGGCGGTGCTGAAGCCGACCTCGTACCTCGAGAACGTCTCGCAGAAGGAGGGCACGCTCGACTTCTTCGACACGTCCTACACCCAGAACGGCCGAGCCGTGTTCAAGATGGCGGATATCGACGGGGCCGGCGACGCGCGCTCCATCAAGAAGGCGGACATCCTCCTGATCCTGAACCGCAACGAGGACGTCATCCCGGCCGTGGCGCGGCTGACGGGAGCGCAGGCGGCCGCCTACTTCATGCTGGGGGAGACCAAGGGGACGAGCGCCGGCGGAGTCGAGGAGGCCGGGCGGTTCCTGCGCATCCCGGGGACCAACCCGTTCTTCCCGCTCGACCACGGCCTGCAGGGGAACCGTTTGCTGCAAATCATGAAGGCCAACCCGATGGAGGTCTACCTTCTGAACACCGGGAGAGTCGGCGGCGGCGAGGGGGACGCGCGCAGTCTCAAAGTGAAAATTCGACACAGCAGCGCCATCGTCCAGGGGATCGCCGAGGGGACGATCCGGTGGGACCGCGACCCTGACTTCGGCTACGAGGTGGCGTCGAAGGTCCCGGGGATCGAAGGGGACGACGAGCGCCTGCTCCGCCCGCGCGAGATGTACGCGCAGCAGGGGCGCGCCGACGAGTACCGGCGCATCGTCGAGCGGCTGCGCGGCGAGCGTCGCGAGTACATGAAGTCGTTTCCGCTGCTCGACCGTGATATCGTCGAATCCGTGTCCTGA
- a CDS encoding DUF488 domain-containing protein has translation MPLTILTVGHSNRSLDAFVAILKAHGVECLADVRTIPRSRHNPQFNAETLQKSLSMAGIVYTRLPRLGGLRKPRKDSRNLAWRNDSFRGYADYMETTEFEKGIAELLALARDRRTAILCAEALYYRCHRSLISDALVCRGVETVHLMDRRKTAAHRLTPFVKIEDGRPTYPAEQASLPQPGADSEE, from the coding sequence ATGCCGCTCACGATCCTCACGGTCGGACATTCCAACCGGTCGCTCGACGCCTTCGTGGCCATCCTGAAGGCCCACGGAGTCGAGTGCCTGGCCGACGTCCGGACGATCCCGCGCTCGCGCCACAACCCGCAGTTCAACGCCGAGACGCTGCAGAAATCTCTGTCGATGGCCGGCATCGTCTACACCCGTCTGCCCCGTTTGGGGGGACTGCGCAAGCCGCGCAAGGACTCGCGCAATCTCGCCTGGCGCAACGACTCGTTCCGTGGCTACGCCGACTACATGGAGACGACCGAATTCGAGAAGGGGATCGCCGAGCTCCTGGCCCTCGCCCGGGATCGGCGCACGGCGATCCTGTGCGCCGAGGCGCTGTATTACCGCTGCCACCGGTCGCTCATCTCCGATGCGCTGGTGTGCCGCGGCGTCGAGACGGTCCACCTGATGGATCGCAGGAAGACCGCCGCACACCGGCTGACGCCGTTCGTGAAGATCGAGGACGGCAGGCCGACCTACCCGGCGGAGCAGGCGTCGCTTCCGCAGCCGGGCGCGGACTCCGAGGAATGA